CTCCGGAAGAACCCGGTCTTCACGGTCGTGGGGGTAGCGACCCTCGCGATCGGCATCGGCGCGAACGCGGCGATCTTCACGGTGATCGACCGGGTCCTCCTGAGCCTTCTTCCCGTCTCCCGTCCGAACGAGCTCGTCCTGCTGCGGTCCCCGGGTCCGTCGCAGGGGCACACCTGGACCGACGGCGACCGCGCGACGTCGTTTTCCTACCCGATGTACCGCGGGCTGCGGGACCGCAATCGGGCTTTCGCGGGGCTGCTCGCCGTTTTTCCGTTCGACGCGAGCGTCGTCGAGCGGGACCGCGCCGAGCAAGCGCGGGGGGAGCTGGTCTCGGGGAACTACTTCGACGTGCTCGGCGTCGCTCCGGCGCTCGGCCGCGCCATCGTGCCCTCCGACGACACGGCTCCGGAAGCGCATCCGGTCGCGGTCCTCTCCTTCGACTATTTCCGCCGGCGGTTCGGCGGCAACTCCGCCGTTCTGAACAAGACGATCACGGTCAACGGACGGGCCCTGACGGTCGTCGGCGTCGCGCGGTCGGGATTCGAGGGGGTCCAGCGCGGCCGCCCCGCGGACCTCTTCGTGCCGATCACGATGAAGGCGTCGATGACGCCCTCCTGGAACGGCCTCGACGACCCGAAGGATTACTGGGTCCAGATGATCGGACGATTGAAGGAGGGCGAGTCCCTCCGCCGCGCCGAGGCGATGCTCGCCGCGACCTACCGTTCCCTCCTCGCGGAGGTCGCGCCGCGATTGACCGGTTGGGACGCCGGGGAACGCCGGCGCTTCGTCGACCGGCGGATCCGACTCGTCGCCGGCGGCGGGGGGCGGACCATCCTGCAGACCGAGCTCGCCGCACCGCTCCTCGCCCTGATGGGAATGGTCGGCGCCGTGTTGCTGATCGCGTGCGCGAATCTCGCCGGCCTCCTCCTGGCGCGCGGCGCCGCCCGCCGGCGGGAGCACGGGATCCGACTCGCCGTGGGAGCGAACCGGACCGCCCTCTTCCGCCAGACCCTCGTGGAGAGCCTCGTGATCGCCGTGATCGGCGGAGCGGCGGGCGTCGCCCTCGGTTCCGCGGTCGTCCACCTGCTCGTGGGCGCGCTCCCGGCCGACGCGGACCTGAGGCGGATTCCGATGACGATCGATCTCCCGGTGCTCCTTTTCGCGCTCGGCGCATCGCTCGCCGCGGGCGTCCTCTTCGGGCTCGCGCCGGCTCTCCGCGCATCGCGGCTCGACCCGAACGGGGTCCTCCACGGGATGCCCGACCCGCGCGGCGGCGTGCTGCGGTTCCGGCGATGGCTCGTGAGCGGGCAGGTCGCGCTCACACTCGCCCTTCTCGTCGGAGCCGCGCTCTTCGCCCGGAGCCTCCGCCGGCTGTCGGCGGTCGATCTGGGGCTCCGGCCGGAAGGAATCGTCCAGTTTTCGATCAACCCCCGGCTGACCGGCGCTTCCCCCGAACAGACCGCCCGTCAGGCTCGGGATCTCACCGACGTTCTGGCCGCTCTTCCGGGAGTCCGATCGGTGAGCGCGTCGGAGCTCGGCGTCTTCCAGGACAACGACAGCGGCGGCGACGTCTCGATCGACGGCGTTCCGGCGCCGCCCGGCGCCGACCGCCAGGCGCGCCGGGACTGGGTCGGTCCCGACTACTTCGCCACACTCGGAATTCCGCTCGCCGCCGGACGCGAGTTCTCGTCCCGCGACGACGCGGCGGGAGCGAAGGTCGCGATCGTGAACGAAACCTTCGCCCGCCGGTACCTCGGCGGCCGGAACCCGATCGGGCTCCGGATCGGCTTCGGCCCCTCGGGAGCCCCCCGGGACACCGAGATCGTCGGCGTGGCGCGCGACAGCCGGTCCGAGGTCGATCAGGAGCCGCTGCCGTTCGTCTTCTTCCCGTACCTCCAGGACGCGCGTCTGCGCGAGCTGACTTTCTATGTCCGGAGAGTCGGCGCGACGGAGACGGCCGTCCGGGACGTCCGCGCGCTCGTTTCCCGCGTCGAGCCGGCGCTTCCCCCACCCGACGTCGAGCGCCTCCGGTCGCAGATCGACGATTCGACATCCCGGCGCCGTCTCGTCGGCACGCTGGCGATGGCGTTCGCGGGTGTGGCCGCATTCCTCGCGTGCATCGGCATCTACGGCGTGCTCGCGTACTCGGTGACCCAGCGGACCCGCGAGATCGGAGTGCGAATGGCGGTCGGAGCGACGGCGGCCTCGGTTCGCCGTCTCGTCCTCGCCGACGTCGTCCGGTTCCTCGTCGCCGGAGCGGCCGCCGGAGTCCCGCTGGCCTTCGCGGTCGCGCGGCTCATCGCGTCTCTCCTCTTCGGCGTGCGCGCGGCCGATCCCGGCGCATTCGCCGCGGCCACGGCGGCGGTCGCCGCCGTCGCGCTCGTCGCCGGATATCTCCCGGCCCGCCGGGCCGCCCGGATCGATCCGATGCGGGCGTTGAGAGAAGAGTGAAGGGAGGATCCATGAGCGGTCTCCTGCAGGACGTCCGGTTCGCTCTCCGGGGACTCCGCCGCACGCCCGGCTTCGCGGCGGTCGCCGTCGCGACACTCGCGCTCGGCATCGGCGCGAACGCGGCGATGTTCGGCATCGTCGACCGCGCGCTGCTTCGGCCGTACCCGTACGTCCGCCCGGGCGAGCTCGTCCAGGTGATCGAGACGTGGAACGCCGCGCGCGGGTTCGGCCCTCCCTCGTGGGCGGACTTCCTCGACTGGAGGAACGAGGCCCGGAGCTTCGACGGGATGGCGGGGTATCTCGCGCAATCGGGCAACCTCGAACGCCGCGGAGGACCGGAGCGCGTCCGCGTCGTCGAATCGACCGCGAATCTCTTCGACGTGCTCGGCGTGGGCGCCGCGCTCGGGCGGACGTTCGCTCCCGGCGAGGATTCCCGCGGCGCCGCGTGCGTCGCGGTCCTCGGGAATCCGGTCTGGCGGACGCGTTTCGGGAGCGACCCCGCGGCGGTCGGGAGCGTCGTCCGGTTGAACGGCGCTCCCTGCACCATCGTCGGCGTCGCTCCCCTCCGGTTCGAGTTCCCGGTCGGGCTCTCCGACGGGATATGGACGCCGCTCCATCCCGACGCGCCGATCTACGCGGACCGCGGGTCGCACTTCCTCGGCACGATCGCGCGCCTGCGGCCCGGCGTATCCGCCGCGGCGGCGAGCGCCGAGATGGACGGCATCATGCGGGGGATCGCCCGCGCGTATCCGGACGCCGCCCGCAACCGCGGCGGCCGCGTGGTTCCGTTCCGGCTCTGGTCGTCGAACGACTACCGGCAGAAGCTCTTCATCCTCTCCGGCGCGGTCGTCCTCGTCCTGCTCATCGCGTGCGTGAACCTCGCCGGAATGCTCCTCGCCCGCTCGACGGCGCGCCGCCGCGAGCTCGCGATCCGGACGGCGCTCGGGGCGGCGCGGCTCCGCCTCGTGCGCCAGATGCTCGTCGAGAGCGCGGTGCTCGCGCTCGCGGGCGCGACCGCCGGAATCGCGGTCGCGGCCGCCGGCGCGGCGCTCCTCTCCCGGGTGATCCAGCCGTATCTGCCCCGCGCCGCGGCGTTCTCGCCCGACGGGCGGATGCTCCTCTTCGGGCTCGCCGCGAGCGGCGCGACCGTCCTCCTTTTCGGGCTGCTCCCGGCGATCCGCGCCGCGCGCGCGGAAGCCACCACGCTCCGCGGAGAGATGGCCGGCTCGCCGCACGGGCTCGATCGTCTGCGCGGCGCTCTCGTCGCGGGCGAGACGGCGCTCTCGCTCGTTCTGCTCGCTTCCGCCGTTCTGCTCGCGCGGACCCTCGTCGCGCTCGCGCGGCAGGACCCGGGGGTTGCGACCGAGCGCGTCGTCACGTTCAAGACGGCGCCTTCCCAGAAGAGCTACCCGGGACGGGGCCTCGAGGAAGCGTTCTACGCCCCCGTCCGGCAACGGCTCGCCGCCGTTCCCGGCGTGAGCGCCGTCGCGACCATCAACCGGCTTCCGCTCGAGTCGTGGGGCTTCAACGGCAGCTTCCTCCTCGAGGGGCGGCCGGAACCGGCGGATCCGAGGGACCAGGACGCCGA
This window of the Thermoanaerobaculia bacterium genome carries:
- a CDS encoding ABC transporter permease, with the protein product MNTLVQDVRYALRGLRKNPVFTVVGVATLAIGIGANAAIFTVIDRVLLSLLPVSRPNELVLLRSPGPSQGHTWTDGDRATSFSYPMYRGLRDRNRAFAGLLAVFPFDASVVERDRAEQARGELVSGNYFDVLGVAPALGRAIVPSDDTAPEAHPVAVLSFDYFRRRFGGNSAVLNKTITVNGRALTVVGVARSGFEGVQRGRPADLFVPITMKASMTPSWNGLDDPKDYWVQMIGRLKEGESLRRAEAMLAATYRSLLAEVAPRLTGWDAGERRRFVDRRIRLVAGGGGRTILQTELAAPLLALMGMVGAVLLIACANLAGLLLARGAARRREHGIRLAVGANRTALFRQTLVESLVIAVIGGAAGVALGSAVVHLLVGALPADADLRRIPMTIDLPVLLFALGASLAAGVLFGLAPALRASRLDPNGVLHGMPDPRGGVLRFRRWLVSGQVALTLALLVGAALFARSLRRLSAVDLGLRPEGIVQFSINPRLTGASPEQTARQARDLTDVLAALPGVRSVSASELGVFQDNDSGGDVSIDGVPAPPGADRQARRDWVGPDYFATLGIPLAAGREFSSRDDAAGAKVAIVNETFARRYLGGRNPIGLRIGFGPSGAPRDTEIVGVARDSRSEVDQEPLPFVFFPYLQDARLRELTFYVRRVGATETAVRDVRALVSRVEPALPPPDVERLRSQIDDSTSRRRLVGTLAMAFAGVAAFLACIGIYGVLAYSVTQRTREIGVRMAVGATAASVRRLVLADVVRFLVAGAAAGVPLAFAVARLIASLLFGVRAADPGAFAAATAAVAAVALVAGYLPARRAARIDPMRALREE
- a CDS encoding ABC transporter permease, whose product is MSGLLQDVRFALRGLRRTPGFAAVAVATLALGIGANAAMFGIVDRALLRPYPYVRPGELVQVIETWNAARGFGPPSWADFLDWRNEARSFDGMAGYLAQSGNLERRGGPERVRVVESTANLFDVLGVGAALGRTFAPGEDSRGAACVAVLGNPVWRTRFGSDPAAVGSVVRLNGAPCTIVGVAPLRFEFPVGLSDGIWTPLHPDAPIYADRGSHFLGTIARLRPGVSAAAASAEMDGIMRGIARAYPDAARNRGGRVVPFRLWSSNDYRQKLFILSGAVVLVLLIACVNLAGMLLARSTARRRELAIRTALGAARLRLVRQMLVESAVLALAGATAGIAVAAAGAALLSRVIQPYLPRAAAFSPDGRMLLFGLAASGATVLLFGLLPAIRAARAEATTLRGEMAGSPHGLDRLRGALVAGETALSLVLLASAVLLARTLVALARQDPGVATERVVTFKTAPSQKSYPGRGLEEAFYAPVRQRLAAVPGVSAVATINRLPLESWGFNGSFLLEGRPEPADPRDQDAELRVVSPGFYAAIGASMLRGRDFSDADTGNAPPVAVVNDAFVRRYFGADDPLGRRFRFDASSPLITIVGVYRSIRQEGLGRPADPEIDFPAAQIVPGNELYEFGLARTVTFVVRSALPPASLAPAVREAVRRFDPAQPVFGFRTMAEIRDDSMDGDRFALSLVAAFAGIALLLCIGGIYGVMSYFVAQRTRDIGIRMALGATPASILRLVLGSALLLSGAGIGIGLAGSVAAGGVLRSLLFGVRPSDPATLGAAALVLFGTAVAAAYVPARRAAKVDPSTTLRAE